In Juglans regia cultivar Chandler chromosome 13, Walnut 2.0, whole genome shotgun sequence, the DNA window ggTGAAGACCCTGCCgaccttatgtaaatttgtgACTTCTTTGTGCCTCCCTCACGCGTAACTTAGGCAGTACTCATACTATCttcattgaaatttgaaacGCATGTCGCACTTGCCTCCATCTTCGCATATTTTTTTCAcgttgaaattttgaaatttttctttttactttaagGACGCCTCCCTTTCTAGCCTatcaaaaagataaagaaagagGGACGGCCACCTATGACCAACCGGATACCATATAAACTACCAAGACTTTCATGGATCAAATGAAAGAAAGGGTCGACTCAACTACAGACTACTTGACCAATATTTATGATGCATCACCACAGTTGGGACGGTGAGCAGTTGAAGATGGCAATAATACtgtttctttaaaattatttgcaaaCTTTAATTTTAGTAGTCCTCATGTCCCGGTTGCCAAGTGGGTGTGCCTTTGATTTTTCAATATCAATAATTAGCATCCAAGGTGTGAATAGAACTTTGGGACAATAGGATAATTGTAACTATGATTTGGACTGAGTTCATGCGAGATTGTTGAACTTTTCCTAGATATTTTATGCGTGGTTGAAGGATTTACATTAATTTCATGCccaatttagattttaaaatacgttttttaaattttaggttgTAGATTAGAAAGGAATCATATCTTCTTCTCGGGTTTGATGAGGCTGTGTCAAATTCGTTAGGTGCAACCTCTTAAAGTAGTAGAATGCAATGCATGGTGGTATATACTATATGGGCTTGCATGGTGGTGCAAGAATCAAAACTAACATAACTCACCTCAACCCACAAAAAAATTCAACGCTGCCGAGGCTTTTTCTATTTCCTATTTGGAGTTTCAAATAATTTCTCCTCCTCAAAACATCAAACTCACTGAACCTTGGCAAAGTCGATTGCTTGTTTCTCAGATGTGGGATTGATCTTATAAAAGTGCTGCAAATAATCCCTAAGCGCCACCTTCTTGTAAACCTCATGCTCCATGGTTGCATTGATCCTTACAGGCTCAATCTCAGCCCGGGAGGGTGGATTGTAGAACAAAGCAATCGAGAATCGGTCGGCATCCATTTGGGTCACAACCCTGTGCCATGGGCTCTTCAACCTTCCATTGCTCATTATCTCTAGGATGTCTCCCACATTCACCAGCAATGTATCCCGTGGCCATGGCACCGCAACCCACTTTCGGTCCCTGAGCACTTGGAGTCCTCCGGTGGTGTCAAATTCCATTAGGAGAGTGAGAGCACTTGCATCCGTGTGTGGGGTGATGCCCAGGGCAAGGTCAGGCCTCGGACATGGTGGGTAGTAGTTCACTCTCACATTAACCTCACTATCTTTATGATGGAAATAATGCACAAAAACATGTCTTTCCAGTGAAAAGGATTCGGCAAGGGCTTCGAGTAGGTCGTTGAAGACCTTTCTTGATTCTTTGACGTATTTCTCTATGGCTTGCCTGTCATTCCCAATGTCATTTACTTTGATGAAATCTTCTATTAAACTAGTGACGATCGTCCATTATGTGAATCAGTAAACGTACCTGAAATTATTGGGTTTCTGAGGCCAAACATGGAGTCCCTCAGTTGCTCCTTCCGGGGCTGCTTTCATGGTCAGCCGATCAATCCAATCCAACGGCTGATCTTCCGACTTGACAAAATTCCGGCCATAACCCATGTTGTCGACATTCGCATAAGATCCAACACTCGCTTTCTTCTCTTCAAAAGACAAGCCGAAGAACTCCTTCACAACATCCTTAACATCGTACAAAACATCAGCGGGCATCCCATGGTCGGTGATTAAAAACATGCCCCATTCTTGGGCACCACTGGCTAGCTTGGCTAGCTCGTGGGCTCGACCTTCGGGCTCGGACCCCAGCCGTAACTTAGCCATATTGATGGATGGAAAGGTATTGACCTCATGGACGAGAGAGGGTGTGGTTGGTTGGTCGGGGCGCAGTTTGATGAACTTATCTGGCAAGTAATGGAGTCCTTGGCGTGCTAATTCCTGTACCACGGGGACTCTTGAGATTCTCAAACGGTCCTTTTGGTCGATGAAGCTAGCTAGATGGAAGCAACCTTTGTCTTCCTCCATGTTGGTGACTTGCGAGTAAGGGGGTTCAGGTCGGTTTAGATTGTTCAGAAGAAAATGTAGATAAGATTAGAGAACTAACGAGTGGAGCATTTGCCAAAGTTGTGGCCTATATGACATAACTGAGTTCTGAATTCGAtcccaattcaaaaaaaaaaaaaaagaaaaaagaaaaaagaaaaaagaagaaagaaga includes these proteins:
- the LOC109019210 gene encoding 1-aminocyclopropane-1-carboxylate oxidase-like yields the protein MEEDKGCFHLASFIDQKDRLRISRVPVVQELARQGLHYLPDKFIKLRPDQPTTPSLVHEVNTFPSINMAKLRLGSEPEGRAHELAKLASGAQEWGMFLITDHGMPADVLYDVKDVVKEFFGLSFEEKKASVGSYANVDNMGYGRNFVKSEDQPLDWIDRLTMKAAPEGATEGLHVWPQKPNNFRQAIEKYVKESRKVFNDLLEALAESFSLERHVFVHYFHHKDSEVNVRVNYYPPCPRPDLALGITPHTDASALTLLMEFDTTGGLQVLRDRKWVAVPWPRDTLLVNVGDILEIMSNGRLKSPWHRVVTQMDADRFSIALFYNPPSRAEIEPVRINATMEHEVYKKVALRDYLQHFYKINPTSEKQAIDFAKVQ